The sequence below is a genomic window from Beijerinckia indica subsp. indica ATCC 9039.
CTGCCATCCTTTCATACTGACCCTTTGCCGTGTCGTTGCCGTTCGTCTCGGCCTGCAGCCCATGAGCCTGTTAGGAAACATAACTTTCATGCTTGGCGCCACGGCGGCGGCCACTGGCATCGGCTATCTTGCCTATCTGTTCATCGAGGTGCCGATTGGTCGGTCGACGAAACGTCTTTTTATCCAACCACGCCTTCGCGCGGTGGATCCGTAATGCGGATGGAGGTGGAGGCGATCACTTTGGGAAATCTCGCATGTTTGCTTTTTTCAGCACAAGCAAACATGCGAATTGTGTCCCATCAGCCATTCTCTACAACTGATGGTCTTATACCAAGGGGCGCGGATCGCGCCTTCGCGTTCCAGAATGTTCTTCTTTAAATTCCTTCGGGCGAAGAACATTCTGACAACTGCTAAAAAGCCCTGATCGTTCTATCAATCGAGATCAGAAGCGATGATTATAGATCTTTGGAAACACATAAATTCAAACCAAAAGCTGCCCCACTTTTGGTTTGAATTTCCTGTTCCCCTACCGTCACGTCTCACGGGCAATGAGACTTGGTAACGGAGCTGATTTGGGACTGGAGCATCAGACACTCAAGGTGATGTCTGATGCTCCAGATTTTTGAAGGGGCATTAGGCATTAGATTAATCCCGAGAGCGCGATCAACTTTCAGGTCTGTTACTTCTGCCCCTGTCAGATCCTTCTATCGAACCCACCTGCGCAACCCGCCTGGGTAGATCGAACCTCTACGCCTTCTGGAAGCACTTTCCTCTTCCAGATCGCCACCGTAATAACTTTCCGTATATTGCATGCCACTGAAAGACCTCATCATTTTGAGGTCGACTTTATTGAGCACGACGCCAATGCATTTCCGCATGACGGTATAATTCTTCGTCAATGCGGCCTTGGCCTGCACTTTCGTCGTTTTTCCCCATTCTACAACCATCACGAAGGCGTCGAACATTTCCGCAGCCGCGCGGACGTCAACGACAGGGTCCAGAGGCGGCAAGTCGACGATGATATATTCGTACCCCTCTCTTCCGAGATATTCCAGGACGGTGCCCATGGCTTCCGATGCGAGCAAGTGGCTCGGATGCGCCAACTGCTGTCCCGCCGGACCGGGGAGGAAAACAAGACCGGAATCGTTCTCGACAAGCATGACCTCTTTCAACGACGACACGCCTCGCAAAAGTTGCGTTAAACCGACTTGAGCGGTCGGACTCAAGGCTAGAGTCAGCCGGGAACGATGCAGGTCGCCATCGATCAAGATGGTTTTGATGCCATGACTGGCAATCAGCGTCGCGAGGTTTTTGGAGACGATGGTCTTACCCTCGCCAGAGACCGAGGATATGACGCCAATGATTTTGGGGCGCTTGCCAGTCAAGGAAATATCGACTGCAACTTTAACCGCTCGCATCGTCTCGGAAGCCATCGAGAAGGATTGATCGAGGGTAAATTTCATCCGCGTAGGCAATGCGCCGAGTTCGCCCGCTCTTCCAGGTTGGGCCGGCGCGGCAACTTTCTCAGCTGGCAAGATGGGCAATACACCCAGCACATCGAGACCGAGTTCGGATGTAACCTGCGCTTCGGTCCAGAATCTCCGATCGAGGGCATCCCGTGCCAAGGCCGTTCCACAACCGAGAAAAAGCCCGCCGATCAGACCGAGTCCCAGGACGAGAAACGGACTCCTCGCCACGGCGATCGGCTTGGCCGCGTCTCCGATGATGCGCGCCGTGCTGCCCGGGAAGGATTCCTGCTGCATTGTTTGCTGATAGCGTTCCAGATTGACACGATACAATTCTTTAAGAGTATCGGCCTCGCTCGTCAGCTCACGCAAGTGCACCATGACCTCGTTATTTGCCGAAGCCTGAAGCATCAATTCGTTGACGTTCTTGTTGATCGCGTCGAGATGGTCCTTCGCGATCTCATAATCGCTCTTGTAGGTTTCACCGATATGGCGCAGTTCCTCGAACAGAAGAGCTTCATAGTTTTTGATCTCCGCGCGCGCATTTTGCGCGGAGGCATGGTTCGCGCCCCATTTCTGTGAAATATATTGCTCTCTTTGCGAAGCATCTGCGAGCTTCAACCGCAAAGCGTCGATGACTTTGCTGGAAAGCGACTCCGTCACGGCTGATCTGACGTCACCGGAGGCGAGAATGGCATCAATTCTGGTTTTCTTGGACTCGGCGTCGGCCACCTTCTGACGGGCATCGGCAAGCTGGGCACTCGCCTTCGAAAGCTGATCCTCGTTGACCAGCATCCCGTTGATGGTTTGCAGATTATGGTCCGCGCGGAACTTCTGGACTTCGAGATCGGCCGCATTCGCCTTCACTCTCAGCTCCGCGATATGGGCTTGCAGCCAGGTTCCGGCCGTTTCCGCCGCGGCATATTTGGCCTTCAGCTGATCCTTGAGATATTGTTCGGCGAATGTATTCGCTATTTTCGCGGCAAGCACCGGGTCCCGCCAAGTGAACTTGACTTCAATGACGAAGGTCCTGCCCAGCCTTTGTACGGATACATTATTGATAAGAGTCTGAACGATTTGGCGTCTCAATTCATATTCGGCATCTTTTGGATCTGATTTCATGCCGAATAAATGTCCGATCCCCCGCGCGGTGGATTTCACAAAGCCCACGACCGGGGTAATAACGGGAATCCATGTGGGGAGGAATGACGGCTCTTTCTCGAGATTGAGCGCATCGATGACGGCCAAGACCACGCGTTCAGATTTGAGGATTTGAACCTGACTGTCCGTATAGCCCGTATCGGCGCCGGACGCTGAACGCGTCACATCATAAGCATCGGATACCGCTGAGACACGCGGGGCATCCGTGAGAATGTCCGTGGTCGCCGTATAGATGGGTGGTGCCACGAGCTGATAGAGAGCGGCAACGACAAGCCCCGCGACGACCCAACCGCAGATCCATTTCCATTGGCGTTCTATAATGGCCTTGATATGCGCGAAATTCCAATTTTCCCGAGCGGATTCCCCGGATATATCGGTTTGTTCCCGCAGACGGTATGTCTCAACAGATTTCAACATTGTGTTGGGATCCATGCCTTATTTTAGCCACTGCCTGAAATTGTCTATGGCTATACATCATGCTTGATTAAGATCGAACCCCAAGAATTATTCATTTAATAAACCTCATTCAGGCTGGGTATTTTTACCTGGCGCAAGGAAAACCTATCTTTACTAAGATATTGAAAGTTACCGCTCAGCTTGTCAAGATTGCCCCCGTCTGGCCATGTAAGGGATAAATTGAAAGCGTCTTGCCCTGAGAGACTTATTTATCGCAGCCCCAGATGATCGTTTTATGGCGCCAAGACGCCTTGATCATGGAAAGGGAGATTTCCGCAAGGATCTGGTGCTCTTTGTCGTAGAATTTCCATCAAGACATCGCAAAACCCACCCCGTCTGGCAAGGTTGGTTCACATTATCCTGCAATGCGTCGTATATTTCCTTATCGAAACAAAAGAGCTCTGGCCACCATCCGGCCATCATGATACACGGCTCCATCTCTCCACCATCACTACCATCTGGTGACAGCTCTGGTTGCATTGCTTGAAACCTTTACCGCTCCATTCTATAGTCTCCCCGGAGAGATCAAATGAAGCTGAATAGTGGAAACAGTTTTTCCCTCGCGACCATTGAAGACAATCGCCGATATTACGATGGGTTTTATCCTGGCTTTCTGCTTCTGAGGCATGCGCTGGCCTTTCTCATTATCGCAGTCCACACACGCGGACTCGTTATGGGCGTCAAACATGCCAACCAGTTTGTCGGACAGACGGCCCCTGGCGTCAGCAGCTTTTCCGATTTTATCGCAACCCTTTTTTCCTCCGCCGCCTTCCGGCCGCTTGGGTTCGCTTTGGTCGGCGCCTTTTTCGCGGTCAGCGGCTTCCTCGTATCGGGAAGTGCCATCCGCACGGGCAGTATTCGCACATTCCTCGCCTTTCGCGGCCTCAGGATTTTCCCCGCGCTGGTTTCCGAAGTGACGCTCTGCGCCTTGCTCCTCGGCCCTCTGACGACCACAGTTCCGCTGTCCGATTATTTCTCTGACCCTCAGTTCAGAGTCTATTTCCTGAACATACTCGGAATAGCGCATTATACCCTGCCGGGCGTCTTCGAGAATAATCCCATGCCGCGCATCATCAACGGCAATCTGTGGACACTCGCCCCTGAATTTTATTGTTATCTGATCATGGCCGTCGTGATGATGTTCGGCATTCAAAACAAGAAGCGGCTGTTCGGTCTGATCATCGTCGTCCTCACGCTGGGCATATTCGCAAACGAGCTAACTGGCTTTCTCGATCTCCCCACGCGCGCGCCATTGGTCTCACGCTTCAGCGTCTGGTTCGTCGTCTATATGTTCTTCGTCGGCGTCGTCTTCTATCTCTTTTCACACAAGATCATCCTCAATTTCTATCTGTTCCTGGCCTGTGTCCTCGGCTATTTCAGTCTGATGATCATCGGGGGCTTTGACACCATTTCCGCCTGGCTGCTTGGTTATTGCGCGATCTATGTCGGCATGATCGATACAAGGTGGTTCGATAGGCTGATCCGGAATTCCGATTATTCCTACGGACTCTATCTGTATGGTCTGCCCATTGGGCAATTGATGGCGCTTTTGCTCGTCGTCAAATTCGGCGTTCCGCAAAACAACGGCACGATTATCCTGCTTCTCACCCTCACGATCGTCTTTACGATTGCTTTCTCGGCCGTATCCTGGACATTTGTCGAGCGTCCCGCACTCAAGTTTAAACGCATTCTGGCGGCTAAACGGCCAGTCGAACGCCAACGTGAGGATATTGCGATAGAGGCCAGCAGCAGCTGAAGGCCCTTGAATAGCTTGCGATGATCGTGGAGTTTTGACTCTTTCGCTGAGCAGCCCTGCCCGGCCAAAGCCGGGATTGGCAGACTTTTTTTAAGCAAAATCAATGCTGCTCAGCGTTCAAGCCGAAGCCAACGGAGAGGCAATAGGAGGCTTGAATATTTTGCTGTCGAGCTGTCCTGAGCTCTTGTCAGAAGCTGTTTACGACCTTCGTTCCGATGCGAGGTGTGTTTAAAAAAGTTTATAATTCAGTGCCAGATTTCCTTGCGGCACGCCCTGCCATGATGCCTTTCTATCTTCTGCGGTCCGATCCCAGGACCGATAGACTCCTCCAGTTCTTGTCCTCGAACGTTTGCTCTTTACCGGAAAACACGAACATTCGAGGCTGTTCGAATGGCCATGAAAATCGACTATTCGAATTCTAGCGGAAAAACCTCGGGGACCGACTGATCCTGACATTTGCGGATGTCAATGTCCGGGTCGGACCACTAGGAGATTTTGGGCTCCCTCCGGCATGTCATGTCCTCGAGGCTGCCTCGTGCCCGATGCCGTTCCCACGTGCCTCGGGTTGATCCTTAATCAACGAACAGGTTCGGTATGGTGAAGAGCAAACTTCTCAAGTTGCGCCGTACTCTCGTGGCTCTCCACTATGTTCCCTTGCGCAGGATTTTATTGCGCGGCCGTCGGGAAATGCGTTGGCGACGCTTGTTGAAATCGCCCAAAGTGGCCTCCGCTCCAGCCCTTTCTGCAGCGCAGCGCACCCAAATCATCACGCTTCTCACGACGCCCGCCTTCACGAAGGCGGCACGGAAGATCGCCGAGCTCACGGCCAGTTCCTTCCTTTACGAAGCTGATACCGATACGCTCATCTTCATTGCGTCAGGCGATCGCGTTCGCATCGACGACATTGATGATGTCGCCTGGACAAAAAAGGGCGGCATTCCGGCCAGCGACGTCAATCGCAGTTTCTTTATGAGCTTCGTCGAGCAAGCGACCTTGGTGAAGGGTGATCCGCGCACCGATCTCGAACAGATCGATCGCTATGTCGCCCGCCTGGTCAAAGCAGCCCCGATCGCCGGCACTTTCCTTCCCATCCCATGGCATTCATTGACCGTTGCTCGACGCGCCATCAATCTCCTGGCGGCCTTGTCCTTGTTGCTGGAGCGCGATCCATCCCTGGCCTCTCATATGGCCGTCACTTCTCTCATCGAGCACATTGCGCTTCTCGAGCAACTCATCGCCTACCTGCGTGAGGATGATCTCGGCTATAATCATCTCGCCAGTGAGGTTTTTGCCCAATGCCTCATCGCCTATGCCTTCGGCACGGATCAGCGGTTCGAACGTCTGATCGCAGAATTCCTGGATGTCATCGACGCTCAAATCAGCGCCGACGGAATGCAGTTGGAGCGCAGTCCCACTTATCAGGCGCATGTGCTCGGTCACGTCGACGTGCTCCTTGCCGGCAATATCCTGCCCGAGGCCTTCGCGCCGCGCATGCGTGACATCGCCTCGCGCATGCGCGAGGCACTGGCCATTTTGACACATCCCGATGGTGGTATTGCGGTGTTTAATGATGCTGCGGTCGGGGATGGTCCCACACCCGCAGCACTCGGGGCCTGGCCGCGCGTTTGGAGCGAAGGCGTCGTGGCTCTTCCCGATGCCGGCTATGCGCGGCTAAGAGGTGGAGATCTCGTAGCGATCTTCGATGCCGGCCCCTGTGGTCCGGATGATAATCCTGGCCATGCCCATGCCGATTTTCTATCCTTCGAGCTCTCCTTGGGCGACAAGCGTCTGTTCGTCGACCCGGGAGTTGCCTCCTACAAGGCGAGTCCAGAACGAGATCGATGCCGGTCGGCTGCATCGCATAATGGTCCAACCTTCTTGGGCCTCGAGCCGATCGAGTTTATCGGCCCATTTCGCGTGAGCCGACGCGGACGCGCCGAATTCTTCACCGAAGCGTCGCTTCCAAAGATCGGGGCACCTGTCATGGCCGCGGGCTGGCAGAACGGGTTTGATCCTTTTGGCGGACGTGTCTCGCGGTGGCTTGGCCTCTGGCCTGACAGCATCCTGACAAGCGTCGATCTGTGGACGGGGCGTGGTGACCTCGAAGCCGTCTCCACCTTTCTCGTACCCACCATCTGGCACATTCAGGAGAAAGATTCAAAACGGATCGTGTTCGGCTGTGAGGAAACCGGGGAACGCGTTATTCTTCGGGCTCTTAAGGGAACGCTGGCGATTGGACACACCATTAAATATTTCCCGACCGGACCTCGTTGTCCCGAGCCCGCCCAGGAAGTCGTTCTGCATCCCGATGGTCCGACCTCCGATAAACGCGTCGCAGCTCTGATGATCGCCAAGACAGATGCGGCCATGGACATTGGCCTAGACGCTTCAGCATTGGATCGGGTCATCTCCACGCTTGAAGCCACTCAGCCGAAACGACACGGATGAGGTTTTCACTCTTTGAAACGCATCCGCCCCAAAAGTGGATATCACTTTGGGGCGGATGCTATTTGCTTATCGAATTGACGCTTTTCTCTTCACGCCAAAAGGCTCAATCTACGCCAAAGCGTTGATATCGATAAATTTGTCATAGGTGAGCTTCAACGTCTTGGCGCTGCCATTAGTGTCGATCACAACCGCGAAACGGTCTTGTTCGATCTGCGACTGCGAGACGAGCAGCTTCTCGAGATTGGGAAGCTGAGAATAAACATAGCCGAGATTTTGCCCGATGAGATCACGCGGCTTGAGAGCAGGATCATAGATCGACAGTCTATAGCCACTCACCAGGATCTTCCGAGCGAGATCGACTTTCGGGCTCTCTCTTAGATCATCGCTATCGTATTTGAACGCCAGGCCCAGCATCAGGATATGCGCATCCTTGGGGACACCTTTCAAACAATACTCGAAGAGATAATGTTTGTGAGCCTCATTCGAACGTAAAAGCGAGTCAATAAGATGCGTATGCGCTCCCGCATCACTGGAAATATATTGAAGCGCGCGCACGTCCTTCGGCAAGCATGATCCGCCGAAGGGGCCACCGGGCCGCAGATAATAGGGTGAAATATTCAGTTTCGTATCCGAGACGAATATTTCATGCACTTTCTGCGCGCTAATGCCGAGCTGGAGACAGACACGCCCGATCTCATTAGCAAAGGAAACCTTGACGGCGTGGAACGTATTATCAACGAATTTCGTAAATTCCGCTTCGCGGTAACGCGTATAGAAGACCGGAGCTTTGAGGTTCTGGTTCATCTTGTCCATATTGGCGCATGGCTTGCCGTCAAATGTGCCAATAACGATTTTGGGCGGATTGAAGAAGTCGTTGATGGCGACAGCTTCACGCAAGAATTCAGGATTATAGACGAGCTCGACGGCATTGATCTTGGAGTCGAGCACAGACCTGAAGATTGGCAGAATGAGCTCTTCGATCGTTCCGGGGCGAATAGTGCTTCTGAAGACGACGGTGAGAGGGTCTTTCCGGTCTGGATCGACGGCGTGGGCGATCTGGCGCGAGACTTCCGCGATATAGCTCATATTATGAGCGCCGTCGGGCCCGCTGGGCGTGCCCACGCAGACGATCGCCATGTCGCATTCATTGATGAGATTACCAGGATTGCTGGTGCACTTGATGAGATTATTTGTGACAGCTTGCTGCAATAGCTCCGCGAGACCGGGTTCCTTTATGGGCGATGTGCCTTCGGCGATCTGGCGGATTTTGTCTTCACTCACGTCGACGCCAAGGACCCAGTGCCCTTCCTTGGTGAGGCATCCCGCCGCCGTGAGCCCTACATAACCAAGTCCATAAATCGCTATTTTCATTGCCTGTCACGATCCGCTAGAAATACTATTATGGTAAAACGCACCATATACAAACTAAATCAGCATTCAAGCGCTTATTTATAAGTTGTTCCAAAGAGTCTGGCAGGCCAATTTAGACAAGTAAAATATATAGTATTTCAGTGCAAATCATTGATGACAATCATAATAAAGCCAAAAAGCCTCAGGTAGCCACTTAGTAGCTATTTAATGGAATTGTCACATCCCACTGAGGAACATGCCGGTCCTTTCACCTTCAGCTGGAATTACGAATAGTGTTCGCTAGGGAAGCATAGCTGTGAGTAGCCCTCGTAGAAGCCGAATGCGCGCCTCCAAGCGCAAACCGCCTCTTTGCCGATCTGTTCCAGATATCTATTTCGTCCAAATCTTCGTAGGGTTATCACGCAACTTGCGGCCAAACTTTGTAACACAACTCAAAAAATAGCGTTTGGACACAGCCTCTGTGGATGCCAATCACTTCATCTCTGCTTGCGAAAAGGATTCTCTGAGGCGCAACGAGGTGTCGATTTCTTGCTTATCGGCAAAGGGCTCGCCAGCGTGATGGCCTCCGCCCCTTGCTGTTCGAGAGCGCTGACGGCTCGATCTGATTTTGTCGGCTAAAGAACTCCTTCCCCTTTCACAGGGCATCGCTTTCCAAGCAATTCTTACTCGGAACCGGCAAATGCAGGGGACCTTTACGTTCATCCAGAGGCCTTCTATCAGGACCACGCGATCGAACTGTCACTCAATACTCCAGTCGTTACGGCTCTTCCCGAGCAGCAGTTAGTGAGAACAGAGGGAGGCGAGGAAATCCGGTACGAACGGCTCCTGATCGCAACGAATGCCGGTCTAAAGCTGCTCGCCCTTCCGGGGGCTGATCTCGAGGACATTCACGACTTGCAACGCAAGGCTGAGTGCGATGCAGTCCGACGCCCAGCTTCCTTGGCATGGAGATCTCCATGCCACTCATCTCTCTGGATCTCAGCGTCACGATCATCGAAATCGATAAGAGAGTGCTCTCGCACTTGGAATCGCAGACTGTCTCCGACTTTTTCAAACAGCACGCCGAGTAGTAAGGAGCGTCTGTCCTGCTCTGCGATACAGCAAGCGCGTCTTCATCGTCGACCTGTTCGCCGAACAAAGGGCCCTGCCCACGAACATAATGGAGGTTGTGGGCCGCCGCGACGAGATCGTCTATTCCAAGCGTATTCGCAGCGACCTGTGCTTTTGCGAGACGGTTGGCGCCTACCGCAAATTGATCATCGGGATTCTCACAGAGGTCGAGCCCACCTCTCTCACGAAGATCAAGCACCCCCTCTCCACATCGAACTTATGGGAGATGGCACGCCAATGAACATCACCCGGTTTGTGCGTGTAGGCACAAGTGGCGAACCATGACTTCTCGGAGAACGCAAGTTCACAAAAGCGAGGGCTATGATCTTGTGAAGAAGACGCTTGGCAGAGCCAAGAGGGAGTACTCTTGCAGGAAGCCCCTCTGCCAGATCACCAAGACGACTTTAACACTTGCTGGCCAGCGCACTCATTGCGCGAAGGCCAGCTAGCGCTTCTTCAAGGCGCACGGCAAAAGTTGGATGCATCCAACTTTTACCGTTTATTCATTTTAACCATCTAAGTTGGATGCATCCAGGTTTATGGTTCGCCTCGAATGCCCTGCGCATCGGCGTATGCTTGGATAATATTTTCGAGTAGCAATGAGCCAAAAGTGAACCTGATTAAAGGTTGGTCGCGAAGCGATTTGGTTTGAACGCATCATGCTCTCAAGGAAGTCCGACGAGGAATGAGAATGGCCGAGATGGATCCTGTGGATACCTATCGCCGCATCGCGGATGTTTTGCGTTCAGCGCAACGCGTTGCAATTGAAATCGAGAATGAGCCAGAGAAGCGGAAGCGTCTGAGAACATTTTCGCCCCAGGAAGTGGCAACCCTTTTGAGAGTAAAGCCGCGAGAGATAACGGCTTATATGAAATCAACCTCCGATCAGCTTGGTGGGGCACGCAATCGCCTTACCTTCAGCGATATTCTCCAGTTGCGAAAATCCCTTCACGATTCATCCGGCGACCTGCGGTTTTTCCCGAGACGTCAACCAGAGCGCGGAGAGGGACTGGCGACCGCTGTTTTCTCCAATTTCAAGGGGGGATCAGCAAAAACCACGAGCAGTGTCCATTTCGCCCAATATATGGCTCGAGAGGGTTATCGCGTCCTGCTCATCGATCTCGATAGTCAGGGTAGCGCCACGGCCCAGTTCGGCATCGATCCTTCCACCGAAGTCGGGTTTGAAAATAGTTTCACGGCTTGGACGACGGCTCGAGAGACCGGGCAGGAAATCCAGGCTTCATCGCTTTGCCAAGCCACTTATTGGCCATCCATTGATCTGGTCCCGGCAGGTGCAGTTCTCTCCCAAGCCGAGGAGTCGCTGTCGAGGAGAGCAGCGAATGGCAATGTCGAAGACGTTTTCTATTTCGATGAATTGGCAAGCTTTCTGGCGGCTGTCGGCGATAATTATGATATTGCGGTCGTGGATACGCGGCCTGACGTCAATATGTTGATGACGATTGCGCTGCACGCCGCCACAGGCCTTGTCGTGCCGACACGCGCAACCATGACCGATCTTGCATCGACGGGGGAGTTTTTCTCCCACCTCGCTAATTATATCGCTGATTTCAAGGAAGCGTTCGGCAACGGCCTCAAGGTCAAGTTCACCAAGGTTATGGTGACGGCCTATGATCCAACTGACCGCAGCCAGGAAGCCTTGGTCGGCCTCATCCGCGAGCGTTTCGGAGATGTTGTCCTGGAGAATGAATTTCTCCATTCCAAAATCATGGGGACGGCGGGGTTCGGTAAGGAAACACTCTACGAATATGAGCCGAGTACGGATCGAGCGGCCTATAACCGGGTCATGGCGAGTGTGAATGCGGTCAATCATGCGATTGAGCGTGAGATCCTTCAGAGTTGGGGAAGAATACCTGGTGAGTGGTTCGATGATATGGAGGCGCGGGCATGAACAGCGCTAAATCCCGTTTCAGTAGCTTGGCTCAGGCCGTTAAAGAGCGCACGGTGGAATCAACACCAAGTCCCCTTGATAACAAGCAGAGCCGATTGGACGGGGCGGGTGTTCATAAACCCGTGACGGCCCTGGGTGCTGTAGGGGAGGCTCTTCGTGAGCGTGTCGGCCGCCTTGAAACGGAACTCGCTGAGACAAGTACGGCAAATGCGGGACTCGTCGCTGAACTCCAGCGCGTTAAAGCCTTGAGTGAGCGTGTTGGTGATACAGCGGAGGAATTCCGCTTTCTTGATGTAGACACTATCGTCGACCGCCTTCCAAAAGACCGGCTGCGCGGCGGCTGTCAAGGACCGGAATTCGAGGAACTACTCGCTGATATCGAAGCCAATGGACAGAACGATGCCATCACTGTGCGGCGTTCATTGGAGGGGACATTTGAAATTGCAGCGGGCCGGCGCCGTCTGGAGGCATGCCGCCTTCTTAAGCGCTCTGTACTCGCGCGCGTAAGGGATCTCAACGACCAATCCATGCTTGGCGTCCAATTTTCAGAAAATGAGAGACGCGCGGATATTTCGGCTCTCGAACGGGCGCGCTGGTTTGCGGAGGTGCGAGAGCGGCTCCAAATACCAGCAAAAAATATTGCGGCTCAGTTTGGTGTCGATCCCTCAACTTTCAGTCTCTATCTCAGGCTGGCTCGGTTTCCAGGTGAGATTCTCGAACGATTGCAAGAGCCACGGCGGCTTGCCGTCCTTCCCGCGCGCCGCGTTATGGAGGCGATTGAAAGCGATTCAACAGCCCTTCAACGTATTCTTGGCGCCCTTGATACTTATCAACAAACCGTCAGCCGGGCTGAAACCGAGAGCGACCCCGCAGCCCAGATCGACGTTCTGCTTCAGGCGGCCGATAGCAGGGGCGGTGGCCGCGAGGGCTCTCGATCCCCTGTCCCGGAGCGGCGGTCTATCGTCCACCAAGGGCGGCGAATTGGAACACTCACGCGGAATGGCGGGCAATGGGTCTTTCGATTTGCAACCTCGATCCCTGACAGTGAAGTCCTTCTGCTTGCCGAGAGATTAGCGCTTCCTGTCAGTGATCCTGATGGCGACTAAAGCATTGGATCCAAAGCTGGCCTGATCAAAAATCAGCCGGCATGCTTGCAGGAGATTCCTGTATGCGTCATGATCAGCGCATGCATTGTGATTTCCTCTGTTTTTCTTTCGCTGGACAAAGCGTGAAACCGCTACTGACGGCATTGATCATTTGGTGTCGTGGCCTTTTCTTGCCTGCATGGGAGCTCATTTGATGCCGATCCGTGCACAGGACAGGTGGTTTTATCCAATCGACTGGCCGCAATTGTCGATTGTGATCCGGTTCAAACGGGCTGGAGGACGATGTGAGCAATGCGGCCGTCCACATGGCCGATTGGTCTGGTGTCTTGATGATGGCCGCTGGTGGGATGCAGAAAGCACGCTCTGGCGTGATAGCCGGGGCAGGAGGTTGAGGCATCTGCCCCGCTCACAGGATATTTTTGCCACGATAAGAAGCACGAAGGTCGTTCTGGCAACAGCCCATCTAGATCATGATCCGAGCAATAATAGCACGGGCAATCTGAAGGCACTCTGCCAGCGCTGCCATCTCCTTTATGATCGAAGGGAGCATCGCCGCCGGCGCTGGCTGACCTTGCACAGGCGCAAGGCGCTCGGTGATCTATTCCTTGGCCCTTATCTTACACGCTGAGCATGGCGATCCCGGGCTATCTATTTGTTTTGCAGTGAGAAACTTGTAGCCTGTAGTGAGACAACACACTCGACTATATTCTTCGAGGGTAGCTGGGGTTTAGCATGCTCATTCCAAGTCTGTTTAAACAGTTTTTGGAACGATAGGAGCTTCAATGGCTCATCTTATTTTGAAATTGCTTTTAGGCTAATGATTAAATGGAGTGAAATACGGATTACTCATTCCTTTCTTTTTAAAAAATTTTAAAAAATGAGCGCCAGCGTTTTCAAATTTGTTTTTATAGTTTTAAAACTAAAGTTTTAGTTTCATAAAGCCCTATAAAATAATGGGTTTTCCCTGTTTTTAGGACTAAAATACGTTTCTGACAGATTGAAATACGGTACTGACAGATTGATGTACGGCACGAGTGGTGTCGTTGTACGGCTGATTTTGTCTTATCCACAGGCTCGGTTTTTGACAAAAGCCGGCGGATCGAAATACGGGTTTTGTCAATTCTGGGTCTGTTTAAACATTGCCTTA
It includes:
- a CDS encoding heparinase II/III family protein, translating into MVKSKLLKLRRTLVALHYVPLRRILLRGRREMRWRRLLKSPKVASAPALSAAQRTQIITLLTTPAFTKAARKIAELTASSFLYEADTDTLIFIASGDRVRIDDIDDVAWTKKGGIPASDVNRSFFMSFVEQATLVKGDPRTDLEQIDRYVARLVKAAPIAGTFLPIPWHSLTVARRAINLLAALSLLLERDPSLASHMAVTSLIEHIALLEQLIAYLREDDLGYNHLASEVFAQCLIAYAFGTDQRFERLIAEFLDVIDAQISADGMQLERSPTYQAHVLGHVDVLLAGNILPEAFAPRMRDIASRMREALAILTHPDGGIAVFNDAAVGDGPTPAALGAWPRVWSEGVVALPDAGYARLRGGDLVAIFDAGPCGPDDNPGHAHADFLSFELSLGDKRLFVDPGVASYKASPERDRCRSAASHNGPTFLGLEPIEFIGPFRVSRRGRAEFFTEASLPKIGAPVMAAGWQNGFDPFGGRVSRWLGLWPDSILTSVDLWTGRGDLEAVSTFLVPTIWHIQEKDSKRIVFGCEETGERVILRALKGTLAIGHTIKYFPTGPRCPEPAQEVVLHPDGPTSDKRVAALMIAKTDAAMDIGLDASALDRVISTLEATQPKRHG
- a CDS encoding polysaccharide biosynthesis tyrosine autokinase yields the protein MLKSVETYRLREQTDISGESARENWNFAHIKAIIERQWKWICGWVVAGLVVAALYQLVAPPIYTATTDILTDAPRVSAVSDAYDVTRSASGADTGYTDSQVQILKSERVVLAVIDALNLEKEPSFLPTWIPVITPVVGFVKSTARGIGHLFGMKSDPKDAEYELRRQIVQTLINNVSVQRLGRTFVIEVKFTWRDPVLAAKIANTFAEQYLKDQLKAKYAAAETAGTWLQAHIAELRVKANAADLEVQKFRADHNLQTINGMLVNEDQLSKASAQLADARQKVADAESKKTRIDAILASGDVRSAVTESLSSKVIDALRLKLADASQREQYISQKWGANHASAQNARAEIKNYEALLFEELRHIGETYKSDYEIAKDHLDAINKNVNELMLQASANNEVMVHLRELTSEADTLKELYRVNLERYQQTMQQESFPGSTARIIGDAAKPIAVARSPFLVLGLGLIGGLFLGCGTALARDALDRRFWTEAQVTSELGLDVLGVLPILPAEKVAAPAQPGRAGELGALPTRMKFTLDQSFSMASETMRAVKVAVDISLTGKRPKIIGVISSVSGEGKTIVSKNLATLIASHGIKTILIDGDLHRSRLTLALSPTAQVGLTQLLRGVSSLKEVMLVENDSGLVFLPGPAGQQLAHPSHLLASEAMGTVLEYLGREGYEYIIVDLPPLDPVVDVRAAAEMFDAFVMVVEWGKTTKVQAKAALTKNYTVMRKCIGVVLNKVDLKMMRSFSGMQYTESYYGGDLEEESASRRRRGSIYPGGLRRWVR
- a CDS encoding acyltransferase family protein is translated as MKLNSGNSFSLATIEDNRRYYDGFYPGFLLLRHALAFLIIAVHTRGLVMGVKHANQFVGQTAPGVSSFSDFIATLFSSAAFRPLGFALVGAFFAVSGFLVSGSAIRTGSIRTFLAFRGLRIFPALVSEVTLCALLLGPLTTTVPLSDYFSDPQFRVYFLNILGIAHYTLPGVFENNPMPRIINGNLWTLAPEFYCYLIMAVVMMFGIQNKKRLFGLIIVVLTLGIFANELTGFLDLPTRAPLVSRFSVWFVVYMFFVGVVFYLFSHKIILNFYLFLACVLGYFSLMIIGGFDTISAWLLGYCAIYVGMIDTRWFDRLIRNSDYSYGLYLYGLPIGQLMALLLVVKFGVPQNNGTIILLLTLTIVFTIAFSAVSWTFVERPALKFKRILAAKRPVERQREDIAIEASSS